The proteins below come from a single Gemmatimonadota bacterium genomic window:
- a CDS encoding 2OG-Fe(II) oxygenase codes for MNDSAMELIDATTYPIHRPGSAAYRTLVARCRDDLAAQSACLLPGFVTEEARVRMVAEVDRAAPDAFTCRKPHNVFLEEHDDAFPPDHPRRRPQATELDSVAFDQFRPTDSLHRLYVWDPLLTFVADVLRKEHYYRMADPLAALTVNVMREGQNHGWHFDESEATTTLMLQAPETGGVFEYAPDVRPADGDGYEIVDQVLRGSYSDIRTLAVEPGTLILFVGSRSMHQVTPVEGPLTRYVAVFCYKDRPNVRNSREVQELFYGRTA; via the coding sequence TTGAACGATTCGGCGATGGAACTCATCGACGCCACGACCTACCCCATTCACCGGCCCGGATCGGCCGCGTACCGCACGCTGGTCGCCAGATGCAGGGACGACCTGGCGGCGCAAAGTGCCTGCCTGCTGCCGGGCTTCGTCACGGAGGAAGCGCGGGTGCGCATGGTGGCCGAGGTGGACCGCGCCGCCCCGGACGCCTTTACATGCCGGAAACCCCATAACGTCTTCCTGGAAGAACACGACGACGCCTTTCCGCCCGACCACCCGCGGCGGAGGCCCCAGGCTACGGAACTGGATTCTGTCGCCTTCGACCAGTTCCGACCCACCGACAGCCTGCACCGCCTGTACGTCTGGGATCCGCTCCTGACCTTTGTCGCCGACGTACTCCGCAAGGAACACTACTACCGGATGGCGGACCCGCTGGCCGCGCTGACTGTAAACGTCATGCGCGAGGGGCAGAATCACGGCTGGCATTTCGACGAATCCGAGGCGACGACCACCCTGATGCTGCAGGCGCCCGAAACAGGCGGCGTTTTCGAGTACGCCCCGGACGTGCGTCCCGCGGACGGAGACGGCTACGAGATCGTGGACCAGGTGCTGCGCGGCAGCTACTCCGACATTCGCACGCTCGCGGTGGAACCCGGCACGCTCATCCTCTTCGTCGGCTCCCGGTCCATGCACCAGGTGACTCCCGTCGAGGGGCCGTTGACCCGGTACGTCGCCGTGTTCTGCTACAAGGACCGGCCCAATGTCCGCAACAGCCGGGAGGTACAGGAGCTTTTCTATGGACGCACGGCCTGA
- a CDS encoding NAD(P)/FAD-dependent oxidoreductase, whose protein sequence is MHTVIVGNGVTGVTAATRLRQLQPDWKITLVSGESAFHYSRPALMYIFMGHMTYEATKPFEDRFWRDQRLDLVRDWVTGIDIEDKQLVLHRNGRLPYDRLLIATGAKSNKFGWPGQDLEGVQGLYNLKDLRQLYKNVERTRQAVIVGGGLIGIELAEMLHSRHIHVTFLIREPSYWCNILPMEESGMINRLIEEQGIGLIRETNLKEIVDDGSGRVEAVVTEFDDRIDCQLVGLTPGVSPNTDLVKSTPIETGRGVLVDHSFRTNIPDIYAAGDCAEIVSRNGGRNLIQQVWYTGKKQGKAAGEVLAGEDTAYDPGIWFNSAKFFDLEYQTYGMILSTPQPGEQHLYWEHPSHRHAVRVVGADGCIKAFNFMGIRARHEVCERWIAERRTLEYVLDHMEEANFDPEFFVHHETEIVRSLKEQLA, encoded by the coding sequence TTGCACACCGTGATCGTTGGGAACGGCGTAACCGGCGTAACGGCCGCCACGCGGCTCAGGCAGCTCCAGCCGGACTGGAAGATCACGCTGGTATCGGGTGAATCGGCTTTCCACTATTCCCGCCCCGCCCTCATGTACATCTTCATGGGGCACATGACCTACGAGGCGACGAAGCCCTTCGAGGACCGTTTCTGGCGCGACCAGCGCCTGGATTTGGTCAGGGACTGGGTCACCGGCATCGATATCGAGGACAAGCAGCTCGTGCTGCACCGGAACGGACGGCTGCCCTATGACCGGCTGCTGATCGCCACCGGTGCCAAGTCGAACAAGTTCGGCTGGCCGGGGCAGGATCTCGAGGGCGTTCAGGGCCTGTACAACCTGAAAGACCTGCGCCAGCTGTACAAGAACGTGGAGCGGACCCGCCAGGCGGTTATCGTCGGCGGAGGGCTGATCGGCATCGAACTGGCCGAGATGCTCCACTCGAGGCACATCCACGTCACTTTTCTCATCCGCGAGCCGTCTTACTGGTGCAACATCCTGCCCATGGAGGAGTCGGGCATGATCAACCGGTTGATCGAGGAGCAGGGCATCGGCCTGATCCGGGAGACCAACCTGAAGGAGATCGTGGACGACGGCTCGGGCAGGGTCGAAGCGGTCGTCACCGAATTCGACGACCGGATCGACTGCCAGCTCGTCGGCCTGACGCCGGGCGTTTCACCCAATACGGACCTGGTCAAGTCGACCCCCATCGAAACCGGCCGGGGCGTCCTGGTTGACCATTCCTTCCGCACCAACATCCCCGACATCTACGCCGCCGGAGACTGCGCGGAAATCGTCAGCCGGAACGGAGGCCGCAACCTGATCCAGCAGGTCTGGTATACGGGCAAGAAGCAGGGCAAGGCCGCCGGTGAGGTGCTGGCCGGGGAGGATACGGCATACGATCCGGGGATCTGGTTCAATTCGGCCAAGTTCTTCGACCTGGAGTACCAGACCTACGGCATGATACTGAGCACGCCCCAACCCGGCGAGCAGCACCTTTACTGGGAACATCCCTCCCACCGCCACGCCGTCCGCGTCGTCGGCGCCGACGGCTGCATCAAGGCCTTCAATTTCATGGGAATACGCGCCCGCCACGAGGTGTGCGAACGCTGGATCGCCGAGCGGCGCACTCTGGAGTACGTCCTGGACCACATGGAGGAAGCCAACTTCGATCCGGAGTTTTTCGTCCACCACGAGACGGAAATCGTTCGCTCGTTAAAGGAGCAACTCGCATGA
- a CDS encoding 4Fe-4S binding protein, which produces MVSAGVIGLGCLALAVSLLGSMPLAGTWMPFLLSFGLLSSGAIGYAWFAYKDTVPGIKHDGIMFGNTTHRGAIAWALGIALTGFYVVLYWWPEYLARAIALVEPLSLALSGQPANQWFLYGFLYTMAVVLFGFRMFMRYRHNRYHIIRTISVMFFQLVLAFVLPHLLRALNEPEFYFSYFWPLKYDYLFPGTVDYLVNSPGALGSFMVFWGAVCSFIATPVLTYYYGKRWYCSWVCGCGGLAETLGDPWRHLTPKSTVSWKIERAIIYAVLLLIILTTAVLWVSSTSEGALSSISAPLQQWYGFYIGAVFAGVIGVGFYPVLGNRVWCRFGCPMAAVLGIIQRFFSRFRITTNGGQCMSCGNCTTYCEMGIDVRAYAERGENIVRSSCVGCGVCSAVCPRGVLKLENGTSHGDRYPGSDKPLGALSTAVSKGARVYGDRDGYV; this is translated from the coding sequence ATGGTCTCCGCCGGCGTGATCGGACTGGGTTGCCTCGCCCTCGCCGTCTCCCTGCTCGGCAGTATGCCCCTCGCGGGCACCTGGATGCCCTTCCTGCTCTCCTTCGGCCTGTTGTCGTCCGGTGCGATCGGTTATGCCTGGTTCGCCTACAAGGATACCGTGCCCGGTATCAAGCACGACGGCATCATGTTCGGAAACACCACGCACCGCGGCGCGATCGCCTGGGCGCTGGGCATCGCGCTCACCGGATTCTACGTCGTGCTGTACTGGTGGCCGGAATACCTGGCGCGCGCCATCGCGCTCGTCGAGCCGCTGTCGCTGGCCCTGTCGGGACAACCGGCGAACCAGTGGTTTCTCTACGGGTTTCTCTACACCATGGCCGTGGTGCTCTTCGGATTCCGCATGTTCATGCGGTACCGCCACAACCGCTACCACATCATCCGGACCATTTCGGTCATGTTCTTTCAACTGGTGCTGGCCTTCGTCCTGCCCCATTTACTCCGCGCTCTGAACGAACCGGAGTTCTATTTCAGCTATTTCTGGCCGCTGAAGTACGATTACCTGTTTCCCGGCACCGTGGATTACCTCGTCAACAGTCCGGGCGCACTGGGTTCTTTCATGGTGTTCTGGGGCGCGGTCTGCTCCTTCATCGCCACGCCCGTCCTGACCTACTACTACGGCAAGCGGTGGTATTGCTCGTGGGTATGCGGCTGCGGCGGACTCGCCGAGACCCTCGGCGATCCGTGGCGGCACCTGACGCCCAAGTCGACGGTGTCGTGGAAGATCGAACGGGCGATCATCTACGCCGTGCTGCTTCTGATCATCCTGACGACGGCGGTGCTCTGGGTGAGCAGCACGTCCGAAGGCGCACTGAGCAGCATTTCCGCCCCGCTGCAGCAATGGTACGGTTTCTATATCGGCGCCGTCTTCGCGGGCGTCATCGGTGTGGGGTTCTATCCCGTCCTCGGAAACCGGGTCTGGTGCCGATTCGGATGCCCGATGGCCGCAGTGCTCGGTATCATCCAGCGGTTCTTCTCCCGCTTCCGCATCACGACCAACGGCGGCCAGTGCATGTCCTGCGGCAACTGTACCACCTATTGCGAAATGGGCATCGACGTGCGCGCCTACGCCGAACGCGGCGAGAACATCGTCCGGTCTTCCTGCGTGGGATGCGGGGTCTGTTCGGCCGTATGTCCCCGCGGCGTGCTCAAGCTCGAGAACGGCACGTCCCACGGCGACCGGTACCCCGGGTCGGACAAACCGCTGGGTGCTCTTTCTACGGCCGTCAGCAAGGGCGCCCGGGTGTACGGCGACCGCGACGGATACGTCTGA
- a CDS encoding AEC family transporter has protein sequence MPFLNILLDIIAPIFVLISLGYLFQKKWHFDMQALTRILLYLVMPATLVVSLTQSELSADFVWDTSVFCLLMLVALYVLSLAGSLIMRYRKDMKQAFSLSVMYYNSGNYGFPASELAFPTLGLAVQSIVLAVQNFLVFTLGLFFVSVGRISARKAFLQSFKMPFVYALILAFAIRNFGLELPGFVWLPIEYLAEALVPMALVTLGMQLARTRITDAWQASLASLVCRLVISPLIGYGLVLLLDIDPRIASILVVSTSYPTAINTVLIAMEFGSREDFAANAVFLSTVCSIVTVAVVIFLVR, from the coding sequence ATGCCATTCCTGAACATCCTGCTCGACATCATCGCCCCGATTTTCGTCCTCATCTCCCTCGGTTATCTGTTTCAAAAGAAATGGCATTTCGATATGCAGGCCCTGACGCGGATCCTGCTGTACCTGGTCATGCCCGCGACCCTCGTCGTATCCCTGACCCAGTCCGAACTCTCCGCCGATTTCGTCTGGGATACCAGCGTGTTCTGCCTGCTCATGCTGGTCGCGCTCTATGTCCTGAGCCTGGCCGGTTCCCTGATCATGCGGTATCGGAAGGACATGAAGCAGGCCTTCAGCCTGTCGGTGATGTACTACAACAGCGGCAACTATGGCTTTCCGGCAAGCGAACTGGCCTTTCCCACCCTGGGCCTGGCCGTGCAGTCCATCGTCCTGGCCGTCCAGAACTTTCTCGTGTTCACCCTGGGGCTGTTCTTCGTCTCGGTCGGCCGTATTTCGGCCCGGAAGGCGTTCCTGCAGTCTTTCAAGATGCCCTTCGTATACGCGCTGATCCTGGCCTTCGCCATCCGGAACTTCGGCCTGGAACTTCCCGGCTTCGTCTGGCTTCCCATCGAATACCTGGCCGAGGCGCTCGTTCCCATGGCCCTGGTCACCCTGGGCATGCAGCTGGCCAGGACCCGCATCACGGACGCGTGGCAGGCCAGCCTGGCGTCCCTCGTATGCCGCCTGGTGATTTCCCCCCTGATCGGCTACGGACTCGTGCTCCTGCTGGACATCGATCCCAGGATCGCCTCGATCCTGGTGGTGTCCACGAGTTATCCCACCGCGATCAACACCGTGCTGATCGCCATGGAATTCGGCAGCAGGGAGGACTTCGCGGCAAACGCCGTGTTCCTGTCCACCGTCTGCAGCATCGTCACGGTCGCGGTGGTGATCTTCCTGGTCAGGTGA
- a CDS encoding SDR family oxidoreductase, whose translation MTDYRSLFDLTGRNALVVGGGSGIGRSSARCLAQFGAHVVCADVRQEAAESVLEEIRKDGGSAEAATLDMCDTDHIQRVLDRIAPPDVLVSTPGVNIRKPLLEYTDEEYDRVVDLNLKGTFRLVREVARSMSENGGGSIIVFSSIRSQVVEPGQGVYAATKSGVVLMIRALAAELADRGVRANAIAPGVVDTPLTAQIKQHPEWYGAYADKTMLRRWARPEEIAGAVLYLASDASSYTTGSVLFVDGGWTAADGRFDPFGG comes from the coding sequence ATGACTGACTACAGAAGCCTCTTCGATTTGACCGGCCGCAATGCGCTGGTCGTCGGCGGTGGAAGCGGCATAGGCAGGAGTTCGGCCCGGTGCCTGGCCCAGTTCGGCGCCCACGTGGTCTGCGCGGATGTACGGCAGGAAGCGGCGGAATCCGTCCTAGAGGAGATTCGCAAGGACGGCGGATCGGCCGAAGCGGCAACGCTGGACATGTGCGATACGGACCATATACAGCGCGTGCTCGACCGGATTGCACCCCCGGACGTCCTCGTCAGCACGCCCGGCGTCAACATTCGCAAACCGCTCCTCGAGTACACCGACGAGGAGTACGACCGCGTCGTCGACCTCAACCTGAAAGGCACCTTCCGCCTGGTGCGCGAAGTCGCCCGGTCCATGTCCGAGAACGGAGGGGGCAGTATCATCGTCTTCTCGAGTATCCGGTCACAGGTCGTAGAGCCCGGCCAGGGCGTCTACGCCGCGACGAAATCCGGCGTGGTGCTCATGATCCGCGCGCTGGCGGCCGAACTCGCCGACCGGGGCGTGCGGGCCAACGCCATTGCCCCGGGCGTGGTGGACACGCCGCTGACTGCCCAGATCAAGCAGCATCCGGAATGGTACGGCGCGTACGCCGACAAGACGATGCTCCGGCGATGGGCCAGGCCCGAAGAAATCGCGGGCGCCGTCCTCTACCTGGCTTCGGACGCCAGTTCCTACACCACCGGTTCCGTCCTATTCGTCGACGGCGGGTGGACGGCGGCGGACGGCCGCTTCGATCCCTTCGGCGGCTGA